Genomic window (Ureibacillus composti):
ACTTCTATCATCGGGGATCCTGCAGGTGTGAAGCAGCAGCTTCATGAGTTAATAGAAAAGACTGACGCTGATGAAATTATGGCTCATACAGAGATTTTTGATCATAAGGCACGGCTGCGCTCTTATGAAATTTTGGCACAGGCCGCAGTAAATTAAACAGTGTCTAGTCTAATAAAGGATGTATTTTCTGCACATATTAAACCGGTTAATTAATGTGATTTAGATTGGAGCAGTAAAAGAAGACAAATAAAACAACCTGTAAATTCTTTTATGGATTGACACGAAATTTTTAAAGAAAGAAGATGATCATATGCCTAAAAATGATACAAAACAAATTACGGATATTCCATTCTCGGTCCTGGATCTCTCTCCAATTGCAGATGGAAGTACGCCTGCTGATTCTTTTCGCAATACTTTGGAACTGGCCCGGCTCGTTGAAAAGCTGGGGTATAACCGATTTTGGCTCGCTGAGCATCATAATATGCCATTTATCGCCAGCTCTGCAACATCGGTAGTCATTTCCCATGTTGCAGCAGGTACATCAAAAATCCGGGTAGGTTCAGGCGGCATTATGCTGCCGAATCATGCACCTCTTGTTATTGCTGAGCAATTTGGTACTCTGGAATCATTATATCCAGGACGTATTGATCTTGGCTTGGGTCGTGCACCAGGCACTGATCAGCTTACCGCACGTGCATTAAGACGTGACTTGAGAAGTTCAGGAGAAGATTTCCCTGAGCAGCTTGCTGAGCTCCGGAATTACTTTGACCCTTCCCTGGCACAAGGATATAATCATGTTAAAGCAATACCGGGTGAGGGATTAAACATACCTATTTGGTTGTTAGGTTCAAGCGGATACAGTGCCCAACTAGCAGGAGAGCTTGGCCTGCCGTTTGCATTTGCGAGCCATTTCTCGCCGCATAACACACTGCCGGCTATCCAGCTGTATCGCCGTTCGTTTAAGCCTTCTAAAGTACTGGACAAGCCGCATGCAATGGTAGGGCTAAACATCATTGCGGCCGACACAGATCAAGAAGCGAAGCGGCTCGCTACAACATTGCAGCAGCAGTTCTTAAATTTGATGCGCGGGAAGGAAGTCCCATTGCAGCCTCCAGTAGATAATATTAATGATATAGCGAGCGACTATGAAATAGCTGCCCTTGAGAATCAATTAGGAACTTCGATTGTGGGCAGTCCTCAAACCGTAAAAGAAAAGCTGGAAAAGTTTCTGGATGAAAGTCAAGTCGATGAAATCATGGCAATCACCCAGGTTTACGATCATAAGGCTCGCCTCCATTCCTATGAAATATTGGCAGAAATTACTCAGCTAAAATAAGTCAAAACTGGCCGATCCTTATAGCCAGCTTTTAATGTATTCTATAATTTTTTTGTATAGAATATAAAAAAGAATAATTTATTTATTAAAAAGAATTACCATTCAAATAGAGTTGGTAATTCTTTTTTGTTTTCCTTACCGACAGGAGAGTTGTTATATTCATGTGTACTTCCATAAAGTAATTTAAATATATTTAATGATTTTTTCTAGCCATTCTTTATCAAGCACAACTTCAACCTCTTTGCTTTACCACTATTTGTGGTACGGTTCACCGTAGCAGGGCTAAGTGAGGTTTTTCCCTTTATCCATTTTATATAGCTGGCTGAAGGATCACCCAATCTCTCTTACCCCAATAGCTTTTCCGGAAGCATCTTAAATCCTTCAATCATCGTGTCTTCTTTCACCTCGATCAAAAGACAGCGTTTGCTATTGTAATTGACCTGTTTGACATATCTCAAGTCTTGAGGGCTGATCGCAATATTTGCTACTTTTGTGCTGATCTTAATGGACTTGGACGCGTAACTCGAAAGGATATGGCTTGCTTTCATTTCATACGTTTTGTCTTCAACCACCTGCTGAAATGCCCTTTCCACTTTTTCCGTATTCACATCTTTTACGCCGCTCGCCTTCAGGACACGTTCATTCTCTTTAGTATCCAAAGTAGGAGTACTTCTTCCACCACAACATACTATTGATTTCATCATATAAATTGGCGAGGGTATTCGAATTTACTTCATCACCAATCACTGCTTTTATAATTTCTTCTATTAATTGTCCGTTTTCGTTATTGGAAACTGCCAATCAGTGTATCAGTTGCACTAGCTGCTTTTATTGGTCAATTTGCTTTTTCCCTCAGTTTCAGCAAACTGACCGGCCTGATGTAGTTGCTTATTCTCTGGGATTAGGAAAGATCACCCTTCTGGTAGACAATACACCATTTGCTCTTGTTGCACCCATTACTTTTTTCCATTTGTTCCAATCACCCGAGGACTATATTAATCGATGGGTAGTTGCCAGTTTTTTGCGCATCATGAGATATATCTGTTTTCTTCTGTCAGTCTCATTGATTCCTTTCTATGTGGCATTGACAACTCATCACTATCAAATGATTCCTATACAAACACTTCTGGTCTTGGTCGAATCAAGGAGCAAGCTTCCTTTCACTCCTTTTTGGGAAGCATTTATCATGTTAATTTTTATTGAAATCATAAAAGAAGCAAGTTTAAGAATGCCTACAAAAACAGGTCAAACACTTGGGGTTATTGGTGGTATTGTGATTGGTCAAGCGGCTGTTGAGGCTGGATTCGCTAGCAAAGTATTAATTGTCATGGTTGGGATCTCGACGATAGCTTCCTTTCTTACTCCCAACTACCTTATGACAAAAGCAAATTCATTAATTCAATTGATGCTTCTTGTTTTTTCTTCTTTACTTGGGATAATTGGGATTGCAATAGGAAGCATTGCTATTTTAGCCCATCTTAATAGCTTGTCTTCAATCAAGCAACCCTATTTTTCACCACTTTCCCCTTTCTTTGGAGAGGATTGGATTGACTTATTCATTCGAGGGCCATTAGTCAAAATGTTGGAGCGTCCAGAGCATCTTAAACCTCTAAAACTCAAGAGATATAAAACTAGGAGATGACTTGATGATGGAAACCCACCAATTATTTAAAAAGAATGAAACCTATAATGGGCTCTATGCCATGTTGTTGGTAAATCGCCTCCAAATGCTATACTTTTTTCTGATTATGCCAAAT
Coding sequences:
- a CDS encoding LLM class flavin-dependent oxidoreductase — translated: MPKNDTKQITDIPFSVLDLSPIADGSTPADSFRNTLELARLVEKLGYNRFWLAEHHNMPFIASSATSVVISHVAAGTSKIRVGSGGIMLPNHAPLVIAEQFGTLESLYPGRIDLGLGRAPGTDQLTARALRRDLRSSGEDFPEQLAELRNYFDPSLAQGYNHVKAIPGEGLNIPIWLLGSSGYSAQLAGELGLPFAFASHFSPHNTLPAIQLYRRSFKPSKVLDKPHAMVGLNIIAADTDQEAKRLATTLQQQFLNLMRGKEVPLQPPVDNINDIASDYEIAALENQLGTSIVGSPQTVKEKLEKFLDESQVDEIMAITQVYDHKARLHSYEILAEITQLK